One Candidatus Limnocylindrales bacterium DNA window includes the following coding sequences:
- a CDS encoding DUF692 domain-containing protein has translation MGVGLRSEHYPHLLERPRTTVQWFEAISENYMDTAGRPLAVLEKIRSSFPVALHGVSLSIGYKPPHGNAVLQEAFGEQRTRYLSRLRELVRRIDPMIVSDHLCWTGVPGGNVHDLLPTPFTDEALDWITSQVDEVQQALGRSIVLENVSSYLTWASSTRSEQEFLVEVARRSGCRILLDINNVYVSARNHGFDAREYLGAIPADLVAQVHLAGHTDCGTHLFDTHSAPVCDDVWDLFAETIVRLPGVPVLIEWDAEIPPFERLEAEAQQAAKRASDAKRLAHRDAAPGSAAEIAAA, from the coding sequence GTGGGAGTCGGGCTCCGGTCCGAACACTACCCGCATCTGCTCGAGAGGCCTCGAACCACGGTCCAGTGGTTCGAGGCCATCTCGGAAAACTACATGGACACCGCCGGCCGCCCTCTCGCCGTCCTCGAAAAAATCCGCTCGAGCTTTCCCGTTGCGCTGCACGGCGTCTCGCTGTCGATCGGCTACAAGCCGCCGCACGGCAATGCCGTCCTGCAGGAAGCGTTCGGCGAGCAGCGGACGCGATACCTTTCGCGTCTGAGGGAGCTCGTTCGCCGCATCGATCCGATGATCGTCTCCGATCATCTGTGCTGGACCGGCGTTCCGGGCGGCAACGTGCACGACCTTCTTCCGACGCCGTTTACCGATGAGGCGCTCGACTGGATCACGTCGCAGGTCGACGAGGTGCAACAGGCGCTCGGGCGTTCGATCGTGCTCGAGAACGTGTCGAGCTACCTGACCTGGGCGTCGTCGACGCGAAGCGAACAGGAATTCCTCGTCGAGGTTGCGCGAAGGTCGGGCTGCAGGATCCTGCTCGACATCAACAACGTCTACGTGAGCGCGCGCAACCACGGCTTCGATGCGCGCGAATATCTCGGAGCGATCCCCGCCGATCTCGTTGCCCAGGTCCATCTTGCCGGGCATACCGATTGCGGCACGCATCTGTTCGACACGCATTCGGCGCCGGTCTGCGACGATGTCTGGGACCTGTTCGCCGAAACGATCGTGCGTCTTCCGGGCGTTCCGGTGCTGATCGAATGGGACGCCGAAATTCCTCCGTTCGAACGGCTGGAAGCGGAAGCTCAACAGGCGGCGAAGCGCGCATCCGATGCGAAACGGCTTGCCCACCGCGATGCCGCCCCAGGATCCGCCGCCGAAATCGCGGCAGCCTGA
- a CDS encoding DNA-binding domain-containing protein, with amino-acid sequence MHSRDDIPALSLRQAAFARAVSSADGIWPDDLLAGVIPGGTLDAAAALAVYRNGYFARLTEQLGETYRTIWRALGDETFFLLCAAYIRTHPSTSYNLSEYGREFAEFLATTPEAADAVFLPELARFELAFHDLFHAPAHEPLDAAALAAIGDLTGVRLHFGSAVRLMACGHAVRDLFGHRHDPDDAEPPQLDIDRPQWIVMCKRGTDVVLEEIGRSAFVTLEALARGVSIDEALDEAATVDPEFSAADVSRLFETIALCGLVTGWSR; translated from the coding sequence ATGCATTCGCGCGACGACATTCCCGCTCTCTCGCTCCGGCAGGCAGCGTTCGCGCGCGCCGTCTCCTCCGCCGACGGCATCTGGCCCGACGATCTTCTTGCCGGCGTGATTCCCGGCGGAACGCTCGACGCGGCTGCTGCGCTTGCCGTGTATCGCAACGGATACTTTGCACGCCTGACCGAGCAGCTCGGCGAGACGTACAGGACGATCTGGCGCGCGCTCGGCGACGAGACTTTTTTCTTGCTGTGCGCTGCATACATCCGCACGCATCCGTCGACGTCGTACAACCTGTCCGAGTACGGCCGGGAATTTGCCGAGTTCCTCGCAACCACGCCGGAGGCAGCCGACGCCGTGTTCCTGCCGGAGCTCGCCCGCTTCGAGCTCGCGTTTCACGACCTGTTTCACGCGCCCGCGCACGAGCCGCTCGATGCCGCCGCGCTGGCGGCGATCGGCGATCTCACCGGCGTTCGTCTTCATTTCGGCAGCGCCGTCCGACTGATGGCGTGCGGGCACGCGGTGCGCGATCTTTTCGGCCATCGCCACGACCCGGACGATGCGGAGCCGCCGCAGCTCGACATCGACCGGCCGCAGTGGATCGTGATGTGCAAGCGCGGCACGGATGTCGTGCTCGAGGAGATCGGCCGCAGCGCATTCGTCACGCTCGAAGCGCTCGCTCGCGGAGTCTCGATCGACGAAGCTCTTGACGAGGCGGCTACCGTAGATCCGGAGTTTTCCGCCGCCGACGTGTCGCGCTTGTTCGAGACGATCGCGCTCTGCGGGCTCGTCACCGGCTGGTCGCGCTGA
- a CDS encoding LON peptidase substrate-binding domain-containing protein, whose amino-acid sequence MIPLPQHIRIFPLSEVVLFPDTLLPLHIFEPRYRKMLADSLASDRLIGMVLLKDPQAEPRPSVYPIGCAGTIVEHKPFADGRSLVVLKGMVKFRIRRELDVDEPYRVVEAQALYEGPPPMDKVRGWRDELHDCVRDLVRAASGEEDTVEKLFEKIDLLVMTNALSASLPLDVLEKQSLLECPTVEDREQRLAEILRFKTIEAELGLDASRPSDS is encoded by the coding sequence GTGATCCCGCTGCCGCAGCACATCCGCATCTTTCCACTGAGCGAAGTGGTGCTGTTCCCCGATACGCTGCTGCCGCTGCACATCTTCGAGCCTCGCTACCGCAAGATGCTCGCCGATTCGCTCGCGAGCGACCGCCTGATCGGGATGGTGCTGCTCAAGGATCCCCAGGCCGAGCCGCGGCCGAGCGTGTATCCGATCGGATGCGCCGGAACGATCGTCGAGCACAAGCCGTTTGCCGACGGACGCTCGCTCGTCGTGCTCAAGGGCATGGTCAAGTTCCGCATCCGCCGCGAGCTCGACGTCGATGAGCCGTATCGCGTCGTCGAAGCGCAGGCGCTTTACGAAGGGCCGCCGCCGATGGACAAGGTTCGCGGCTGGCGCGACGAGCTCCACGATTGCGTGCGCGATCTCGTCCGGGCCGCGTCGGGCGAAGAAGACACGGTCGAAAAGCTTTTCGAGAAGATCGACCTGCTGGTCATGACCAACGCGCTGTCGGCAAGCCTTCCGCTCGACGTTCTCGAAAAGCAGAGCCTGCTCGAATGCCCGACCGTCGAGGATCGCGAGCAGCGCCTTGCGGAGATCCTCCGCTTCAAGACCATCGAAGCCGAGCTCGGTCTCGATGCGTCGCGTCCGAGCGATTCCTGA